AAAATCCTGATGTTCACTTTTTTAAATGGCATAGCTTTCAAACGACGGAAAAATGGGTGGAATTGGTTGAATATATTGAACAGCAACAAGAAAATGTATAATTGTTTTAGTAAAAAATGAAGGAGCGAAAAATAAAACACCTGCCAAAAGACAGAGTAATACTCTGCTTTTTGGCAGGTGTTTTAAAATGACTAGGTCATTTTTTATTTTTGAGGATAGTTGTCACATGCTCTAAAAGCTTTTTCAATTTATCGATTTCGCTTGTATCATGAGAGAGGTAGTAATAATTTTTTGTTCCCTCACTTCGGTAATCAATTAATTTCGCCTGCTTTAAAAGCTTCAAATGGTGAGAGATAGCAGGCCGCGAGAGCTGAGTAGCTTCTGTTAAATCGGTCACTCTTAATCCGCTGCACGCTTTATCTTCCAGTAAAGCAACAATGATTGCCTGTCTTTTAGGGTCGCCAAGAGCGAACAGAAACTCGCCCGATTCAAAGAATTCTGTTTTTAATTGTTGTAAGTCATCCATGTTCAGTCACCTTTGGTCTATCATTTTCCCTCATTTAATCATGGACACAATTATTTGTCAATCACCTAAAAATCGTTCATTCTTGACGTTAAAAAGAAAATAGGCTAATATACGTACTATCGATGGTTTAAAAATTTAAACCAAAAAATATTGAATGAGGTATAGTACAAATGACAGTAAAAATGAATTCGGCATTGATCCGAAAGTATGGACAGGAAACTCTTGAAATTGCGAAAGTCCCAATGCCGGAGATAAGTGAAAATGATGTGCTTGTAAAAATAGTTGCAGCAAGCATTAATCCTATCGATCTAAAAACGCAGGCTGGTAAGATGAAGATGCTTTTGAAATACCAGATGCCGTTGATTTTAGGCAGTGATTTTTCGGGAGTCATTGTAGAAGTGGGATCAAATATATCAGATTTTCAAAAGGGAGATAAAGTATACAGCAGAGTGCAGAAGGATCGTATCGGAACATTTGCTGAATATATTGCTGTAGATCAAACAGATATTGCACGTAAACCAACCAATCTCACGTTTGAAGAAGCAGCGTCTATTCCGCTTGTAGGATTGACCAGTTATCAAGCGTTATACGATATCATGCAGCTGACAGCTCAAGATAAAGTTCTGATCCAAGCTGGTTCCGGCGGGATTGGAACAATCGCGATTCAATTAGCAAAATTAACTGGTGCGTATGTTGCTACGACCACAAGTACTAAAAATGTAGAATTCGTGAAGCAGCTTGGTGCAGATAAAGTCATTGATTATAAAAAACAAAAATTTGAAGAGGAACTGCAGGCCTATGATTACATTTTTGACACAATGGGCGGCGATATTTTAAAGAATGCTTTTAAAATCGTTAAACCTGGAGGAAAAGTAGTAACCATTTCCGGTATTCCAAACGAAGTGTTCGCAAAAGAATATGGATTGCCTTTATGGAAACAATTCCTTCTAAAAGTTGCCTCGTGGAATATCCGAAAATTGGAAAAGGCAACGGAAAGCCAGTACATCTTTTTGTTTATGAAACCGAGTGGCGCACAACTTGCTCTATTGACCGATTGGTTCGAACAAGATAAAATTCATCCAGTCATCGATCAAATCGTTTCTTTAGAAGAAATTCAAAAGGGCATCGATCGTTCCCGTTCTGGCAGAGCGAAAGGCAAAATTATAGTACGAGTAGATCAACAAACAGTCAATGAAAAATAGAAAAAACAGCCGCGCGATTATATTTAGTCGTCACGGCTGTTTTTTGTCATCAAGTGTTGTTAAATCGTAATCGTCTCTTTAGCAGTTTCAGCTAATTCTTTCTTCAATTCGCCAATAATTTCTATTCCTGCGCTAGTTCCAATTCTTTCCGCACCACAGGCGATCATCTTTTTGAAGGTTTCGGCATCACGAATTCCGCCGGCGGCTTTGACCTTCACTTTATCACCCACATGTTTTTTCATCAATTTAACATCATCAAAAGTTGCTCCTGTCGGCGCGAATCCTGTCGATGTTTTGATGAAATCCGGCTCAACTTTTTTAGCTATTTCACTAAGCTTGATTTTTTCTTCATCAGTCAGGTAAGCATTTTCAAAAATAACTTTGGAAATCACGTAGTTTTTACGGCAAATCGCAACGATACCTTCCATCTCTTCTTCGATATATAGCCAATTTTGAGCTTTGACCTCAGTCAAGTTGATAACATAATCGATTTCAGTAGCACCGATCATGATTGCATTCTCTGTTTCGAAAAACTTTGCTTCTTTAGATGTTTGCCCTAAAGGAAAGCTAATGGCTGCGCCAATATTGATATCGGTCTCTGCTAATAATTCAGCGCACAACTTCGATTGGACTTGATTGATTGCAACCATTTTGAAATGATAGTCTTTCGCTTCTTGGCAAAGCTTGCTCATATCAGCGGTGGTAGCATCAGCCTTCAGGTTGGTGTGATCGATAAAACGTGCTAACTCATCAATAGTATAATTCGACATGTAAATCCCTCCTATATGTAATTACATAATGAGTGTAAAACGAATAAACTTTTCTGTCAAGAGAAAAAATATTCAAATAAGTTATTGACATATTAATTGTAAGGGGTTACTATTTGGGTGTGGTAAGAATTAATGTAATTACATAAATGGGGGTTATAGGATGAAGCTATTACTTGTCTCGCATGGAACCTTTGCAACTGGCTTATTTGAAAGCTATGTCATGATTGCTGGAGTAAACAGTGATATTTCTGCGATTTGTTTAACAGATGAAGGGGTTGGAGATTTTTCTAAACGTTTGCAGGACTTTGTAAAAATGCATGTTAATGACGGTCTTTTGATTCTGTGTGATATTAAAGGAGGAACGCCATTCAATGAAGCGTATCGGGAATTTTTAGCAAATCCGCAGCAAGTAAAAGTGGTGACAGGGATGAATTTACCAATGTTGATTGAAACAGGCGTTGCCTTGCAAAATGGCGGAAAGTTTGAAGAATTGGTTGAACTAGCAGTCAATACTGGAAGAACTTCTATTGAAGGGACTGAAGTATTAGAGGAACAAGAGGATGAAATCGACTTTTAAAGGAGGAAAACAACATGACCATTACATTAGCAAGAATCGATGACCGAGTGATTCATGGACAAACAACGACGCGATGGACAAAAGCAAGACCTGTCCAAGGAATCTTGGTTGTAGGAGATGATATCGCTCAGGATGACTTAAGAAAAAAAGTACTGAAGGCAGCGGCTGGAAACTTGAAATTAGGAATTTATACCGTAGAGCAAGCAGTTGAAAGCGTTCCGAAGGGGAAAAACTCCCAAAAGGATTTCTTTCTTATCAGCAATTCGCCGCAAACGTTTGCGAAATTAGTAAAGCTTGGGGTAGATTTTGGTAAAAAACTCAATGTTGGACCGATGAATACTCGTGCTGGAGCAAAAGTGTTAGGACGAACAGTGGCCATCGATGAAAAAGATTATGAAGCTTTTGAATATATGGATCAGCAAGGAATCGAAATCGGATTTCAATTGTTGCCGGATGATGAAATCAAACCTTGGAAACAATTAAAAGCCAAATATGATGGGATGTAAGGGGAAAAACAGATAGGGGGAACCAAAATGGATACAGGATTATTATTGCCAGCATTATTGACCGGAATTTTTTGTTACTTAGGTGTGATCGAAACCCCATGGCTTTTTGGTATGACCGGTGGGTTTTACATTGTTGGTCGACCATTGGTTGCAGGATTGTTGGTAGGGATCGCTTTTGGTGATGTGCAGGCGGGGATTCTTTGCGGACTAGCTGTTCAAGCCGTATTTATTGCCAATTTAACGACAGGCGGAGCAACGAACAGTGAGATCACGTATGCGGCTTATGGCGGCATTGGTTTGGCTTTAGCAACAACGAAAGATCCTGCTGTTGCAGTTACCTTGGCGATTTTGATCGGACAAACATTTGGACTTATTTTTTACAATTCTAGAATGGCAGCGTATTCTTTTTGGAATACACGGGCGCAAACCGCTGCAGAGAAAAATGATGATCGAGGAATCGTTTTGAATCATGTTGTTTATCCTCAGATCACGACCTTCCTGTTGCGGGCAGTACCAGTATTTTTGGCAATATTCTTAGGAAAAGGTTTAGTGAATTGGCTTCTTTCAAACGTTCCTCAGGTCGTAACGGATATTATTTCTGTTTTAGGCGGTGTCTTGCCAGCATTAGGAATCGCTATGCTAATGAGCATCGTAGTCAAAGAAAAGGCGCACTTGATTTTCTTTTTTGCAGGTTTTGTTTTAATGGCATTTGCCGGATTGAATATGATCGCTTTAGTATTTATCGCAGCACTTGTCGCTTATATCGTCTTTTTAGCAACAGGCAATGCGTCTAATGCTCAACCTAAAACAGCAAATCAATCGGCTGATTCTACTGTATTTGAAGATGATGATCTATTCTAGAAAGGATGAACTGACATGGAACAATCAACGAAGCGTTTATCAAAAAAAGAGTTACGTCAAATCTGGAAACGTTGGGGTTTCACCCATCTTTCTTCGATGAGCTATGAAAAATTACAAGCGCATGCCTGGGCGTATTCCTATCTGCCATTTGCTGAAAAATACTATAAGAATGATCCAGAAAAAAAGAAACGTTTATTGATGCGTCATTCAATGTTCTATAATACTGAACCACAAACGGGACAGCTGATCAACGGGATCGTAGCCTCTTTAGAAGAAGAGATTGCTATCGGCGGCGATGTGCCGGAGGAAATGCCGATCAATATCAAAACAACGCTGATGGGACCATTAGCAGGAATTGGAGATTCGATCATTCAGGGCATCATCGTACCGATTTTATTATCGATCGGAATGGGCTTGGCTTCTGGCGGGAATGCTTTAGGACCGATTTTTTATATCTTATCGTATGGAGTAGTTGGGGTATTGATTTCCTACCTTGCGTTTATGAATGGGTATAAGTTAGGCGTGAACGCCATCGATGTGATCATTGGCGAAAATGCGAAACGAATCACAGATGCCTTCAATATTTTAGGGGTGATGGTTGTCGGTGGCTTAGCTGCTTCGAATATTGCGCTCGTAACAAAATTAAAAATTCCAATGGGGGAAGAAGTCCAAGCCTTACAAGAGGTATTGGATGGCATCTTTCCTAAGGTACTACCGTTGGCGATGGTATTATTAGCTTGGTACTTATTGACATCTAAGCAATTGACAGCAACAAAAGTTATTTTAGTATTGACTGTTATTTCTGCGATCGGTGTTGTCGTTGGCGTTTTTTAGGAGTGGTGAAAAAGTATGTTTATATTAAAATCGATTCCCAAAAAAAGAATTTGGGGAACGCCTCGTTTACAAGCCTATTCAACTGAAATCTGTGAAGGAAAAATCGGTTCTGTGTATTCAGCATCAGCAACCAAAGAAATCGATAGTCCTGTTGTTTCGAAACAGCAGACACTACGTGAGTTGGTACAAGCAAACCCACAGTCCTTTGGTTTGCTTGAAGGAGAAGAATATCCTTTGATTATTTCGATGACTGGCGCAGATGAGGATTTGAGCATTCAAGTGCATCCTACTGATGACTATGCTAAAAAAACTGCCAATAAGTCGTATGGAAAAAGTGAAGCGTGGTTCTTTTTGACACCGCCCAAAAGTGGATCGATCATCGCGGGGCAAATTGCAGATTCTAAACAAACTTTTACAACGGCGATCCAAGAGAACAAGTATGAAACGATTTTAGGAAAAACGACAGTGGCGAAAGAATCGATCGTGTATATTCCTTCTGGGACCATTCACGCATTGACCAAAGGCGCATTAGTCTATGAAATTCAGCAGTCTACAGATATCACATATCGTTTTTATGATTATGATCGTTCCGATGATTCTGGCATCAAAAGAGAACTGCATACAAAACAAGCGACTGAAACACTAGAATTACAACAAACTGTTCTAAAAGCACATTTTGACTTAGAACAAACCCTTGATATGAAAGAATTTACTGTCAGAAGAGCACTTTTAGAAAAAAACTACCGAAATCAAGAATCCTTAGCACAAGTAATCACTGTTTTGGCGGGAACAACTAAAATCGCTGAACAAGAAATCCAGCAAGGCCAGAGTATAATCGTTTTGCCAAATGAACAATTAGTGATCGATACACCATTTGAATGTATGATCGCCACACCAAAAGCATATTGGCGCGAGACTTCTGTCTAATTTATTGTATAATGAAGATACATGAGCGAGGAGGTAGTTTATGAATTTGCCTTTATACAAAAAAATCGAGCAGGATCTATTAGATAAGATCGAAGACGGAACCTATGCTGAAAATGAACTGATCCCAACAGAATTAGAATTAGCTGAAGAATATCAAGTAAGCAGACCGACAGTAAGACAGGCGGTCCAAACATTAGTGGATGCTGGCTATTTAGAGAAGAGAAAAAAAAGAGGAACGATCGTTAAACGCCCAAAAATCGAGCAGGAATTTACCAAAGTAATCGAAAGTTTCGATTCTGAGATGAGCCGAAAAGGCTTGGTGCCAAAGACGAAAGTCATTGCTTTTAGAAAAGACGCTGCCAATGAAGAAGTGGCTGGAAACCTAGAAATAGTAGAAGGTGATGACGTCTATAAGCTGATTCGTTTACGATATGCTGGAGAACAACCGACAGTTTTAGTAACTACCTACATCCCGGCATTTCTATTTAAGGAACTTGATGACGTCGATTTTTCTACAAATTTACTTTACAGTATTTTTAAAGAAAAAGGCTATCCGATCAAGACAGTCTCACGTCGTTTAGATGTGATTCAAGCGGATGACACAGTGAGTGATTTGTTGGATGTTGAGGTAGGCGCACCGTTGTTTTATTTCCATACACGAGGATTTACAGACGGGAAATTACCGATCGAGTATTCGATTTCAAAATATCGAGGAGATATAAATTCCTTTGTGTTTGAGATCACTGAAAATGGCTAGCCGCTTTGGCGACTTTTAAGAAACATGCATAGGATATGACGACTGTTGTATCTTGTGCATGTTTTGTTTTTTTGTAGAATACTTGTGGCTATTAAAAAAACGCTTGCATAAAAAATATTCATGTGCTATTGTTATGACAATGAGATGTAGAAAGTATGACAATGAGATGTAGAAAGAAGGAGGAAAAATGAACGATAATCGATTACCGTTATATATACAGATTGCTAGTGATCTAAAGTTTAAGATCAATACTGGCGAGTGGCAAGTTGAAGATCAGATTCCTACTGAATTTGATTTATGTGCGATTTACGATGTCAGTCGAATCACGATCCGAAAAGCGATCGATCAGCTAGTCAATGAAGGATTGTTATACCGTAAACGGGCAGTAGGTACTTTTGTACAAGCAAAAGAAGCAGAGACAAAAGAGACAATTGTTAAGAGCTTCACTCAGGAAATGAATAATCTAGGTAGAAAAGTGCATACGCTAAAAGCGGAGATCACAACAGTGAAAGCAACAGCTAAAATCGCTAATTTTTTGAATATCAAAGAAGGAGATCTTGTACTAAACTTGCAGCGGGTCTTTGGGACTGAAGAACTAGCTTTTGCATTTTTCGATACGTATTTCACTTATGAATCGTTCTTTTCA
This sequence is a window from Enterococcus wangshanyuanii. Protein-coding genes within it:
- a CDS encoding type I phosphomannose isomerase catalytic subunit gives rise to the protein MFILKSIPKKRIWGTPRLQAYSTEICEGKIGSVYSASATKEIDSPVVSKQQTLRELVQANPQSFGLLEGEEYPLIISMTGADEDLSIQVHPTDDYAKKTANKSYGKSEAWFFLTPPKSGSIIAGQIADSKQTFTTAIQENKYETILGKTTVAKESIVYIPSGTIHALTKGALVYEIQQSTDITYRFYDYDRSDDSGIKRELHTKQATETLELQQTVLKAHFDLEQTLDMKEFTVRRALLEKNYRNQESLAQVITVLAGTTKIAEQEIQQGQSIIVLPNEQLVIDTPFECMIATPKAYWRETSV
- a CDS encoding NADP-dependent oxidoreductase → MNSALIRKYGQETLEIAKVPMPEISENDVLVKIVAASINPIDLKTQAGKMKMLLKYQMPLILGSDFSGVIVEVGSNISDFQKGDKVYSRVQKDRIGTFAEYIAVDQTDIARKPTNLTFEEAASIPLVGLTSYQALYDIMQLTAQDKVLIQAGSGGIGTIAIQLAKLTGAYVATTTSTKNVEFVKQLGADKVIDYKKQKFEEELQAYDYIFDTMGGDILKNAFKIVKPGGKVVTISGIPNEVFAKEYGLPLWKQFLLKVASWNIRKLEKATESQYIFLFMKPSGAQLALLTDWFEQDKIHPVIDQIVSLEEIQKGIDRSRSGRAKGKIIVRVDQQTVNEK
- a CDS encoding GntR family transcriptional regulator; the protein is MNLPLYKKIEQDLLDKIEDGTYAENELIPTELELAEEYQVSRPTVRQAVQTLVDAGYLEKRKKRGTIVKRPKIEQEFTKVIESFDSEMSRKGLVPKTKVIAFRKDAANEEVAGNLEIVEGDDVYKLIRLRYAGEQPTVLVTTYIPAFLFKELDDVDFSTNLLYSIFKEKGYPIKTVSRRLDVIQADDTVSDLLDVEVGAPLFYFHTRGFTDGKLPIEYSISKYRGDINSFVFEITENG
- a CDS encoding PTS sugar transporter subunit IIA, coding for MKLLLVSHGTFATGLFESYVMIAGVNSDISAICLTDEGVGDFSKRLQDFVKMHVNDGLLILCDIKGGTPFNEAYREFLANPQQVKVVTGMNLPMLIETGVALQNGGKFEELVELAVNTGRTSIEGTEVLEEQEDEIDF
- a CDS encoding PTS mannose/fructose/sorbose/N-acetylgalactosamine transporter subunit IIC codes for the protein MDTGLLLPALLTGIFCYLGVIETPWLFGMTGGFYIVGRPLVAGLLVGIAFGDVQAGILCGLAVQAVFIANLTTGGATNSEITYAAYGGIGLALATTKDPAVAVTLAILIGQTFGLIFYNSRMAAYSFWNTRAQTAAEKNDDRGIVLNHVVYPQITTFLLRAVPVFLAIFLGKGLVNWLLSNVPQVVTDIISVLGGVLPALGIAMLMSIVVKEKAHLIFFFAGFVLMAFAGLNMIALVFIAALVAYIVFLATGNASNAQPKTANQSADSTVFEDDDLF
- a CDS encoding GntR family transcriptional regulator; the protein is MNDNRLPLYIQIASDLKFKINTGEWQVEDQIPTEFDLCAIYDVSRITIRKAIDQLVNEGLLYRKRAVGTFVQAKEAETKETIVKSFTQEMNNLGRKVHTLKAEITTVKATAKIANFLNIKEGDLVLNLQRVFGTEELAFAFFDTYFTYESFFSTNSKDYYGSFYEYLKTFDIVVDSIKEYVEAVEPNEQLVKALKISEHTPILKRVRITEQLGKVFHEYSECFYIGSEYRYYVNDFT
- a CDS encoding ArsR/SmtB family transcription factor, whose protein sequence is MDDLQQLKTEFFESGEFLFALGDPKRQAIIVALLEDKACSGLRVTDLTEATQLSRPAISHHLKLLKQAKLIDYRSEGTKNYYYLSHDTSEIDKLKKLLEHVTTILKNKK
- a CDS encoding PTS system mannose/fructose/N-acetylgalactosamine-transporter subunit IIB, producing MTITLARIDDRVIHGQTTTRWTKARPVQGILVVGDDIAQDDLRKKVLKAAAGNLKLGIYTVEQAVESVPKGKNSQKDFFLISNSPQTFAKLVKLGVDFGKKLNVGPMNTRAGAKVLGRTVAIDEKDYEAFEYMDQQGIEIGFQLLPDDEIKPWKQLKAKYDGM
- a CDS encoding PTS system mannose/fructose/sorbose family transporter subunit IID, which encodes MEQSTKRLSKKELRQIWKRWGFTHLSSMSYEKLQAHAWAYSYLPFAEKYYKNDPEKKKRLLMRHSMFYNTEPQTGQLINGIVASLEEEIAIGGDVPEEMPINIKTTLMGPLAGIGDSIIQGIIVPILLSIGMGLASGGNALGPIFYILSYGVVGVLISYLAFMNGYKLGVNAIDVIIGENAKRITDAFNILGVMVVGGLAASNIALVTKLKIPMGEEVQALQEVLDGIFPKVLPLAMVLLAWYLLTSKQLTATKVILVLTVISAIGVVVGVF
- the deoC gene encoding deoxyribose-phosphate aldolase encodes the protein MSNYTIDELARFIDHTNLKADATTADMSKLCQEAKDYHFKMVAINQVQSKLCAELLAETDINIGAAISFPLGQTSKEAKFFETENAIMIGATEIDYVINLTEVKAQNWLYIEEEMEGIVAICRKNYVISKVIFENAYLTDEEKIKLSEIAKKVEPDFIKTSTGFAPTGATFDDVKLMKKHVGDKVKVKAAGGIRDAETFKKMIACGAERIGTSAGIEIIGELKKELAETAKETITI